The following proteins come from a genomic window of Flavobacteriaceae bacterium MAR_2010_188:
- a CDS encoding Fe-S cluster assembly ATP-binding protein yields MLEIKNLHASVEDKSILNGINLKVNAGEVHAIMGPNGSGKSTLANVIAGKDEYEVEQGEIFFEGENIIEDAAEERAHKGIFLSFQYPVEIPGVSVTNFMKTAINETRKAKGLEDMPANLMLKLIREKSELLEIDRKFLSRSLNTGFSGGEKKRNEIFQMAMLEPKLAILDETDSGLDIDALRIVANGVNKLKTKNNAVIVITHYQRLLDHIVPDFVHVLHNGKIVKSGTKELAHELEAKGYDWIKEEAVKQ; encoded by the coding sequence ATGTTAGAAATTAAAAACTTACACGCAAGTGTAGAAGATAAATCAATATTAAACGGTATAAACCTTAAGGTTAATGCTGGTGAGGTACATGCCATAATGGGACCAAATGGTTCTGGTAAAAGTACTTTGGCCAATGTAATCGCTGGCAAGGACGAATATGAAGTAGAACAAGGAGAGATATTTTTTGAAGGAGAAAATATAATTGAAGATGCCGCTGAAGAACGCGCTCATAAAGGTATTTTTCTTTCTTTTCAGTATCCTGTTGAAATTCCTGGCGTAAGCGTTACCAACTTTATGAAAACGGCCATCAACGAGACCAGAAAAGCCAAAGGGCTTGAAGATATGCCTGCCAATCTTATGCTTAAATTAATTAGAGAAAAATCAGAACTTTTAGAAATCGACAGAAAATTTCTTTCACGTTCATTAAATACTGGATTTTCTGGTGGTGAAAAAAAGAGAAATGAAATTTTCCAAATGGCGATGCTAGAGCCTAAACTCGCCATTTTGGACGAAACTGATTCCGGCTTGGATATCGACGCTTTAAGAATTGTTGCCAACGGAGTAAATAAATTAAAAACCAAGAACAACGCGGTAATCGTTATAACGCATTACCAAAGGTTATTAGATCATATTGTTCCAGATTTTGTGCACGTCCTGCATAACGGTAAGATTGTAAAATCCGGTACCAAGGAATTGGCGCATGAGCTAGAGGCAAAAGGATACGATTGGATTAAGGAAGAAGCTGTTAAGCAGTAA
- a CDS encoding Metallo-beta-lactamase superfamily protein, which produces MKTQLSIIILAFLSIVSCKNDKANIEQDTVVEENVEVEEPQLKLYTLDGGTVQVNKLEVFSQGDRYKGESREFADPIYVIEHPKGRILWDAGLAEGLVGQEPFTTPDGAFTVSRKDSIESQLQTLNLTPADFDYLILSHTHFDHSGSAAKFKDATWIVQEKEYDFVTSEENQKNDPDTFNAIKGLTKIQKINGDYDVYGDGKVVIKFTPGHTAGHQSLFLDLDEEGPIILSGDLYHFEENRTDRVVPSFNYSVDETLNSMNAFEAFANEKNAKVYIQHSTKDFNAMPKAPKPLQ; this is translated from the coding sequence ATGAAGACACAACTATCAATAATCATTTTAGCTTTTTTATCAATAGTATCTTGTAAAAACGACAAAGCGAATATTGAGCAGGATACCGTGGTGGAAGAAAATGTTGAGGTTGAAGAACCACAGCTTAAGCTTTACACATTAGACGGAGGTACGGTACAAGTCAATAAACTAGAAGTTTTTTCTCAAGGAGATAGATATAAAGGAGAATCGAGAGAATTTGCTGATCCTATCTACGTGATTGAACATCCAAAAGGAAGAATTTTGTGGGATGCTGGCCTTGCAGAAGGTTTAGTAGGTCAAGAACCTTTTACTACTCCAGATGGTGCATTTACCGTTTCTAGGAAAGATTCAATAGAGAGTCAGTTGCAAACACTGAATCTAACTCCGGCCGATTTCGATTATTTAATATTGTCGCATACTCATTTTGACCATTCGGGTTCTGCTGCCAAGTTTAAGGACGCGACCTGGATCGTGCAAGAAAAAGAGTATGATTTTGTGACAAGTGAAGAAAATCAAAAAAATGATCCAGATACCTTCAACGCAATTAAGGGATTAACCAAGATTCAAAAAATTAATGGTGACTATGATGTTTATGGTGATGGAAAAGTGGTGATTAAATTCACACCGGGACATACTGCCGGTCATCAGTCTTTGTTTTTAGATTTAGATGAAGAAGGTCCGATTATTTTATCTGGAGATCTTTATCATTTTGAAGAAAACCGTACGGATCGAGTTGTGCCAAGTTTCAATTATAGTGTTGATGAAACTTTAAATAGTATGAATGCCTTTGAAGCTTTCGCGAATGAGAAAAATGCTAAGGTATATATTCAGCATTCAACTAAGGACTTTAATGCTATGCCTAAAGCTCCAAAACCATTACAATAA
- a CDS encoding Iron-regulated ABC transporter membrane component SufB — protein sequence MPKYTEDDLREELKTKEYEYGFYTDIESDTFPIGLNEDIVRAISLKKGEPEWMTDWRLEAFRYWQGMTEPTWANVNYKKPDFQAISYYSAPNSKPKYDSLDEVDPELLATFNKLGISLDEQKALSGVAMDVVIDSVSVATTFKKTLLEKGIIFCSISDAIKDYPELVRKYIGSVVPQRDNFYAALNSAVFSDGSFCYIPKGVRCPMELSTYFRINQAGTGQFERTLVIADKGSYVSYLEGCTAPSRDENQLHAAVVELIALDDSEIKYSTVQNWFPGDAKGKGGVYNFVTKRGICEKNAKISWTQVETGSAITWKYPSCILKGDNSVGEFYSIAVTNNYQQADTGTKMIHLGKNTKSTIISKGISAGKSQNSYRGLVQINSRADNARNFSQCDSLLMGNDCGAHTFPYIEVKNKTAQIEHEATTSKIGEDQIFYCNQRGIDTEKAIALIVNGFSKEVLNKLPMEFAVEAQKLLEISLEGSVG from the coding sequence ATGCCAAAATATACAGAGGACGATTTAAGGGAAGAACTAAAGACCAAAGAATATGAATATGGTTTTTATACAGATATTGAATCCGATACTTTTCCGATTGGTCTTAACGAGGATATTGTAAGAGCGATTTCTCTTAAAAAAGGTGAACCGGAATGGATGACCGATTGGAGGCTAGAAGCGTTTCGCTACTGGCAAGGAATGACTGAGCCAACTTGGGCAAATGTCAATTATAAAAAACCAGATTTTCAGGCGATATCTTATTATTCAGCACCCAACAGCAAACCTAAATACGATAGTTTAGATGAGGTTGATCCAGAACTTTTGGCAACATTCAATAAGTTAGGCATTTCTTTGGATGAACAAAAAGCTTTGTCTGGCGTGGCGATGGATGTGGTTATAGATTCAGTTTCTGTGGCGACAACCTTTAAAAAGACGCTTCTAGAAAAAGGAATTATTTTTTGTTCCATCAGTGACGCTATAAAAGATTACCCAGAACTTGTTAGAAAATATATAGGGAGCGTTGTTCCTCAACGCGATAATTTCTATGCCGCCTTAAATAGCGCAGTATTTAGTGACGGTAGTTTCTGCTATATTCCTAAAGGCGTAAGATGCCCAATGGAACTTTCAACTTATTTTAGAATTAATCAAGCGGGAACTGGCCAGTTCGAAAGAACTTTGGTAATTGCGGACAAAGGCAGCTATGTAAGTTATCTTGAAGGATGTACCGCCCCGAGCCGTGACGAAAATCAACTTCATGCTGCAGTTGTAGAACTGATAGCTTTAGATGACTCAGAAATTAAATATAGTACGGTTCAAAACTGGTTTCCTGGGGATGCTAAAGGAAAAGGTGGGGTTTACAATTTTGTAACTAAGCGAGGCATTTGCGAAAAGAACGCAAAAATTTCTTGGACCCAAGTTGAGACCGGATCGGCAATAACCTGGAAATATCCTTCTTGTATCTTAAAAGGAGATAATTCGGTGGGCGAATTTTATTCTATCGCCGTAACCAATAATTACCAACAGGCAGATACCGGAACTAAAATGATTCATCTTGGTAAAAACACCAAGTCTACTATCATTAGTAAAGGAATATCGGCTGGAAAATCACAGAATTCCTATAGAGGATTGGTTCAAATTAATTCTAGAGCCGACAATGCGAGGAACTTTTCGCAATGCGATAGTCTTCTTATGGGAAATGATTGCGGTGCACATACTTTTCCTTATATCGAAGTGAAAAATAAAACCGCCCAGATAGAACATGAAGCAACAACCAGTAAAATTGGTGAGGACCAGATTTTTTACTGTAACCAACGAGGTATCGATACAGAGAAAGCTATCGCTCTAATAGTAAATGGATTTAGCAAGGAAGTCTTGAATAAACTTCCGATGGAATTTGCCGTAGAAGCACAAAAATTACTTGAAATAAGTCTTGAAGGCTCGGTCGGATAA
- a CDS encoding iron-sulfur cluster assembly protein has translation MIKVSETAKKKVVELMHEDGYSADTDYVRVGVKSGGCSGLSYDLKFDKNQDEGDKVFEDNGVKIIVDKKSFLYLIGTTLEYSGGLNGAGFVFNNPNANRTCGCGESFSL, from the coding sequence ATGATTAAAGTTTCTGAAACTGCCAAAAAGAAAGTAGTCGAACTGATGCATGAGGACGGCTATAGCGCCGATACTGATTATGTTCGCGTTGGTGTAAAGAGCGGAGGATGCTCTGGGTTATCATATGATCTTAAATTCGATAAGAATCAAGATGAAGGTGATAAGGTTTTTGAGGACAATGGTGTAAAAATCATCGTCGATAAAAAGAGTTTTCTTTATTTGATAGGGACTACTCTAGAATATTCGGGCGGACTTAACGGAGCCGGCTTTGTGTTTAATAATCCTAATGCCAACAGAACTTGCGGTTGTGGCGAGTCTTTTTCATTATAA
- a CDS encoding thiamine-phosphate kinase → MIEDKNEQRTSLSELGEFGLIDHLTRNFKVKHKSTIKSVGDDAAVLDLKQGQTVVTTDLLIENVHFDLSYVPLKHLGYKAVMVNLSDVYAMNAAATQITVSIALSNRFPLEAVEELYVGIEHAAELYGVDVVGGDTTSSTTGLIISITAIGFAEEKNIVYRNGAKESDLLVVTGDLGGAYMGLQVLEREKEVFKVNPNNQPDLHAYTYIIERQLKPEARKDIIKLLADLKVKPTSMIDISDGLSSEILHLSKQSEVGIEVYEDKIPLDPQVISSCEEFNVDSTTIALNGGEDYELLFTIDQKDFPKIKGNPNLTVIGYVTDKASGNHLVTRGNSKVEIIAQGWNSFKENN, encoded by the coding sequence ATGATAGAAGATAAAAATGAGCAGCGTACATCCTTGAGCGAACTTGGCGAGTTTGGACTTATAGACCATCTCACAAGGAATTTCAAGGTCAAGCATAAATCTACCATTAAAAGTGTTGGCGACGATGCTGCGGTATTGGATTTAAAACAAGGACAGACTGTTGTTACAACAGATTTGCTGATAGAAAATGTTCATTTTGATTTGAGCTACGTTCCACTCAAACATTTAGGATATAAAGCGGTGATGGTCAATCTCTCTGATGTGTACGCGATGAATGCTGCTGCTACTCAGATTACGGTTTCCATCGCTCTGTCAAATAGATTTCCGTTAGAAGCTGTTGAAGAACTTTATGTTGGTATCGAACATGCAGCAGAACTTTACGGGGTCGACGTTGTTGGCGGCGATACCACATCTTCTACAACTGGACTCATTATTTCTATAACCGCCATTGGTTTTGCGGAAGAGAAAAATATCGTTTATAGAAATGGGGCTAAAGAATCTGATTTGTTGGTGGTCACTGGCGATTTGGGCGGCGCTTATATGGGCCTTCAAGTTTTAGAGCGTGAAAAAGAAGTTTTTAAGGTGAATCCTAATAATCAACCAGATTTGCATGCTTACACTTATATCATTGAAAGGCAGTTAAAACCTGAAGCCAGAAAGGATATCATTAAACTGCTTGCTGATCTTAAAGTAAAACCAACGTCTATGATCGATATCAGTGATGGACTTTCTTCCGAGATTTTACATTTATCCAAGCAGAGCGAGGTTGGGATTGAAGTGTACGAAGATAAAATTCCTTTGGACCCTCAAGTAATTTCTAGCTGCGAAGAATTTAATGTAGATAGTACCACGATTGCTTTAAATGGTGGTGAGGATTATGAATTATTATTTACGATAGACCAAAAAGACTTTCCGAAGATAAAAGGTAATCCTAATCTAACTGTGATTGGTTATGTAACCGATAAGGCAAGTGGAAATCATTTGGTTACCCGAGGAAATTCTAAAGTTGAAATAATCGCCCAAGGATGGAACTCCTTTAAGGAAAACAACTAA
- a CDS encoding Prophage protein, with translation MSKSTPNKQNSFKIICDLFGHKYEVSKKVTSHVKEYTCRCCNKQLTTDSNGNLIALTPKFQEINSLLEQMYMRRRLRIKEATFATAIYPPLQSA, from the coding sequence ATGAGCAAATCTACGCCAAACAAACAGAATTCGTTTAAAATCATATGCGACCTATTTGGCCATAAATATGAAGTTTCGAAAAAAGTCACCTCGCACGTTAAAGAATATACTTGCAGGTGTTGCAACAAACAATTAACTACAGATAGCAACGGAAATCTTATTGCACTTACTCCAAAATTTCAGGAAATAAATTCCCTATTAGAGCAAATGTACATGAGAAGAAGATTAAGGATTAAAGAAGCGACTTTTGCAACTGCCATTTACCCGCCGCTCCAATCCGCATAA
- a CDS encoding Pimeloyl-ACP methyl ester carboxylesterase, whose amino-acid sequence MNLDYKGTSVFYDVIGEGETIVFLHGFLENSTMWKEITQELKSDFQVIIIDLPGHGNTGNYGETHSMEMMAAVVKHILQHLKVNAATIVGHSMGGYVALALAEADPNYFRGLILMNSSALDDNRERKENRDRAIKLIKKDKDLFISMSINNLFAAENREIFIKEIEDLKQQAYEMTTENIIAAIRGMKIRKNRVDVLNSLKCKKLVVLGLKDEVLTLQDQRNYLNDKNIRIQVLEGGHMSQIENNKELTYLLKHFNEK is encoded by the coding sequence ATGAATTTAGATTATAAAGGAACTTCTGTTTTTTACGATGTGATAGGAGAGGGAGAAACCATTGTTTTTCTTCATGGTTTTTTGGAAAACTCCACCATGTGGAAAGAGATTACCCAAGAGCTTAAGAGCGATTTTCAAGTCATAATCATTGATTTGCCGGGGCATGGTAATACGGGCAATTATGGAGAAACCCACAGTATGGAAATGATGGCAGCAGTGGTAAAACATATTCTGCAACACTTAAAGGTGAACGCTGCCACGATTGTAGGTCATTCCATGGGAGGGTATGTAGCATTAGCACTTGCAGAGGCCGACCCAAATTATTTTAGAGGTTTGATCCTCATGAATTCTAGCGCCCTAGATGATAATAGAGAAAGGAAAGAAAACAGAGATAGAGCTATAAAGCTCATAAAAAAAGACAAGGATCTATTTATAAGTATGTCCATTAATAATTTGTTTGCGGCTGAGAACCGAGAAATATTTATAAAAGAGATTGAGGATTTAAAACAGCAAGCCTACGAAATGACTACAGAAAATATTATTGCTGCTATCCGAGGAATGAAAATCCGTAAAAATAGGGTTGATGTGCTAAATTCTCTAAAATGTAAAAAATTGGTGGTATTAGGTTTAAAAGATGAGGTGTTAACACTCCAAGATCAAAGGAATTATTTAAACGATAAAAATATCAGAATTCAAGTTTTAGAAGGCGGACATATGTCTCAAATTGAAAATAATAAAGAATTGACTTACTTATTAAAACACTTTAACGAAAAATAA
- a CDS encoding branched-chain amino acid:cation transporter, LIVCS family — MSGTKKILVTSFALFSLFFGAGNLILPPFLGFATGNNWPLVVLGFAITAVLIPILGIIAHARVQGTMYDLGKKVSPIFSSIYCIIVYAISITIPSPRTASVTHEMAINPYFESSSLLTSSIYFALVLLFVMNRSKILDIIGKFLTPFIIIILSIIIVLGIVNASTLTIVDQSTSNLDVLTTGILEGYQTFDAIGAVVVGAVIVISINLKDSSSFENKRELITKAGIIAGLGLLIIYTGLIYCGATFGQNFSEEITRTEILTQISKNTLGAIGNSFLSVLVALACFTTAVGIVTGTSDYFRKLFDDSQLAYTITAICGCIIGVIIGSYNVEFIIDFALPALMFIYPITIVLIFLNVLPQKIGSPLLFKAVVLTTFLFSIPDFLKFVIPPENLTNVIEIIPLANYSLGWVLPAFTVFIAVLIIEKYRRPIGS, encoded by the coding sequence ATGTCCGGAACTAAAAAGATACTAGTAACAAGTTTCGCGCTTTTCTCGCTTTTCTTTGGAGCAGGAAATTTAATCCTTCCACCTTTCTTGGGTTTTGCAACTGGTAATAATTGGCCCTTGGTGGTCCTTGGTTTTGCGATCACCGCAGTGCTCATCCCAATCTTAGGAATTATTGCTCACGCAAGAGTCCAGGGCACTATGTATGACCTCGGCAAAAAAGTTTCCCCTATTTTTTCTAGCATCTATTGCATCATTGTTTATGCAATTTCTATAACAATACCTTCCCCTAGAACGGCTTCTGTAACTCATGAAATGGCCATAAATCCTTATTTTGAATCGAGCTCTTTACTTACTAGCAGCATTTACTTTGCCTTGGTATTATTGTTCGTGATGAACCGTTCGAAAATACTAGATATTATCGGGAAGTTTTTAACGCCTTTCATCATTATTATTCTCAGCATTATTATCGTTCTCGGAATCGTAAATGCTTCAACTTTAACTATTGTAGATCAAAGCACTTCTAATCTGGATGTTTTAACCACCGGAATTTTGGAAGGTTACCAAACCTTTGATGCTATTGGTGCAGTTGTGGTTGGGGCTGTTATTGTAATTTCAATTAACTTGAAGGATTCATCTTCATTCGAAAATAAAAGAGAGCTTATAACCAAAGCTGGTATCATTGCTGGCCTTGGATTACTTATCATTTACACTGGGCTAATTTATTGTGGAGCTACTTTTGGCCAGAATTTTAGTGAAGAAATCACAAGAACTGAGATTCTTACTCAAATAAGCAAAAACACCTTGGGAGCGATAGGTAATTCGTTCTTGAGCGTTCTTGTGGCTTTAGCTTGTTTTACGACGGCGGTGGGTATTGTAACGGGGACTTCAGATTATTTTAGGAAATTATTTGACGATTCTCAATTGGCTTACACCATTACGGCAATTTGCGGATGTATTATTGGGGTAATCATTGGCAGTTATAACGTAGAATTCATCATAGACTTTGCACTACCTGCATTAATGTTTATCTACCCGATAACGATAGTTTTAATTTTCCTAAACGTTTTACCTCAGAAAATTGGCAGTCCACTTTTATTTAAAGCCGTAGTTCTCACAACATTTTTATTCAGTATCCCTGATTTTTTAAAGTTTGTAATCCCCCCTGAAAATTTGACCAACGTAATAGAGATAATTCCGTTAGCGAACTACAGTTTAGGCTGGGTATTACCAGCCTTCACTGTATTTATCGCAGTTTTGATTATTGAAAAATACCGACGACCTATCGGTTCATAA
- a CDS encoding Xaa-Pro aminopeptidase: MKYQPIAKELFAKNRKAFMAEMKPNSLAIFNSNDIYPISADSTMPFEQHRDIFYLSGVDQEESILVLFPDAPKDKHKEILFLKETNDHIAVWEGEKLTKDAAFDTSGIKTVYWLNELDKVLFELMTQSETVYINTNEHYRANVETETREARFAKLLKEKYPAHMVAKSNPILQRLRSVKSDTELNLMQKACDITEKGFRRILQFVKPGVWEYEIEAEFMHEFLRNRSKGFAYTPIIASGNNANVLHYVQNNQQCKSGDLILLDVGAEYANYSSDMTRTIPVSGRFTERQKQVYNAVNQVKDEATKMLRPGVMWEKYHVEVGKLMTSELLKLGLLDKSDVKTEDKDRPAYKKYFMHGTSHHIGLDTHDYGLLYEPMQENMVFTVEPGIYIPEEGFGIRLEDDVIIQKSGEPKNLMKNIPIEADEIEEIMNR; this comes from the coding sequence ATGAAATACCAACCGATCGCTAAAGAACTATTTGCCAAAAACCGCAAAGCGTTTATGGCCGAAATGAAACCAAACAGCCTCGCAATATTCAATAGTAATGATATTTATCCGATAAGTGCCGATAGCACTATGCCATTTGAGCAACATCGCGATATTTTTTACTTATCGGGAGTTGATCAAGAAGAAAGTATTCTTGTTCTTTTTCCTGACGCACCAAAAGACAAGCACAAGGAGATTTTGTTTTTAAAGGAAACCAATGACCATATTGCAGTTTGGGAAGGCGAGAAATTAACCAAAGATGCAGCATTTGATACAAGCGGGATAAAAACGGTTTACTGGTTGAATGAATTAGATAAAGTTTTATTCGAGTTAATGACCCAATCAGAAACCGTCTATATCAATACTAACGAGCATTACCGCGCCAATGTTGAAACTGAAACTCGAGAAGCTCGGTTTGCAAAATTGCTTAAGGAAAAATACCCTGCGCATATGGTTGCCAAGAGCAATCCTATTCTTCAGCGTTTACGTTCTGTAAAGAGCGATACAGAATTAAACTTAATGCAAAAAGCCTGTGACATTACCGAAAAAGGCTTTAGGAGAATCCTTCAATTTGTAAAACCTGGAGTTTGGGAATACGAAATTGAAGCAGAATTTATGCATGAATTCCTTAGAAATAGATCAAAAGGATTTGCTTATACGCCTATTATTGCTTCCGGTAATAATGCCAATGTGCTGCATTATGTTCAAAATAATCAGCAATGCAAATCGGGTGATTTAATCCTGTTAGACGTTGGTGCAGAGTATGCAAACTATTCTTCTGATATGACTAGGACTATTCCAGTTTCAGGGAGATTTACAGAAAGACAAAAACAGGTTTACAATGCAGTAAATCAGGTAAAGGACGAAGCAACCAAAATGTTGCGACCCGGCGTTATGTGGGAAAAATACCATGTTGAAGTTGGAAAACTAATGACTTCAGAATTATTGAAGCTTGGTCTGCTAGATAAGTCGGATGTAAAAACCGAGGATAAGGATCGGCCGGCTTATAAAAAGTATTTTATGCATGGCACTTCACATCATATCGGTTTAGACACTCATGATTATGGATTGTTGTATGAGCCAATGCAAGAGAATATGGTTTTTACAGTAGAACCTGGAATTTATATTCCTGAGGAAGGTTTTGGGATTAGATTAGAAGATGACGTGATAATCCAAAAATCTGGAGAACCGAAAAACTTGATGAAAAATATTCCTATTGAAGCTGATGAAATTGAAGAAATTATGAACCGATAG
- a CDS encoding Por secretion system C-terminal sorting domain-containing protein — protein MEIPIEAQVSKSTNIVEAELVSKKSYWNSAHTHIYTVNTLKVYKVFKGESYEEINVITQGGTVGFKAEIVTPSVKFRKGTVGLLMLQSKEINLDGIAKNKTFFNTYSSVQGYYPYDLDNKSVYNTFRRFNDIETEFYQKIKTLTKRDYKEVAKLKMPENPSDAQKLSSTADIISITPTTASAGTGIILTISGTNFGSSTGTVGFKNGDAGGNNASAIPVYVDAYRDQIISWTDTQIRVKIPSFAGTGEVRVRSAGGTRTFFSDVLTILYAHLNFDLVNSSGTAVDEVGAQLYNQNGEGGYTLHLNSDFNTNADATAAYRRALNEWVCGSGVNLKLGATTPTDVAENDGENVVTFGAVTDFEDGVLATTFTYPDFCTTTVDPGFDVWAEEIDQVFNESINWNFTAANPTNAQVDFETVALHELGHAILLGHIIDVGAVMHYAIGFDSFNRTPEPNDIVGAEAMLNKSMNQICGIATMTASACSLSTEDSIADAIVIYPNPANNYLNIKSSNSISLKTINMYDMLGRNVLSKSSDFTTGLQTLNTSSLNAGIYLLEIKSADKSVTKKIIIE, from the coding sequence ATGGAAATACCTATAGAAGCACAAGTTTCTAAATCCACCAATATTGTTGAAGCCGAGCTGGTTTCAAAGAAATCTTATTGGAACTCCGCCCACACTCATATTTACACGGTTAATACCTTAAAGGTTTATAAAGTTTTTAAAGGTGAATCATACGAAGAAATAAATGTGATAACCCAAGGCGGTACTGTTGGCTTTAAGGCAGAAATAGTTACGCCAAGCGTAAAATTCCGAAAAGGGACGGTGGGTCTATTGATGCTACAGTCCAAAGAGATCAACTTAGACGGGATAGCTAAGAACAAAACCTTTTTTAATACGTATAGCTCCGTACAAGGATATTACCCTTACGATTTAGATAATAAGTCTGTTTATAATACATTCAGAAGATTTAACGACATTGAAACCGAATTCTATCAAAAGATAAAGACTCTAACAAAGAGGGATTATAAAGAAGTCGCTAAGCTTAAAATGCCAGAGAATCCTTCTGATGCACAAAAATTATCTTCAACGGCAGATATTATTTCAATCACTCCAACTACCGCCTCTGCTGGGACTGGTATTATTCTAACAATTTCAGGTACAAACTTTGGTAGCTCTACGGGGACTGTTGGTTTTAAAAATGGTGATGCGGGTGGCAATAATGCATCTGCTATCCCAGTCTATGTAGATGCTTATAGAGATCAAATCATTAGCTGGACCGATACCCAAATTAGGGTTAAAATACCATCTTTTGCCGGGACTGGGGAAGTAAGGGTTAGAAGTGCTGGTGGTACAAGAACATTTTTTTCTGATGTTTTGACTATTCTATATGCACATCTAAATTTCGATTTAGTTAACAGTTCTGGCACTGCGGTAGATGAAGTGGGCGCTCAATTATATAATCAAAATGGAGAAGGTGGCTACACACTGCATTTGAATTCTGATTTTAATACAAATGCAGACGCAACCGCGGCCTACCGTAGAGCTTTGAATGAATGGGTTTGTGGATCCGGAGTAAATTTAAAACTAGGTGCTACTACTCCCACCGATGTAGCCGAAAATGACGGTGAGAATGTCGTGACATTTGGAGCAGTTACTGATTTTGAAGATGGAGTTTTAGCCACGACTTTTACTTATCCCGATTTTTGTACAACTACCGTCGATCCTGGATTTGATGTTTGGGCTGAAGAGATTGATCAAGTGTTCAATGAATCCATCAATTGGAATTTCACCGCGGCTAATCCAACAAATGCTCAGGTAGATTTCGAAACTGTTGCGCTTCATGAGTTAGGGCATGCGATTCTTCTAGGCCATATTATTGATGTAGGAGCTGTAATGCATTATGCGATTGGATTCGACAGTTTTAATAGAACCCCAGAACCAAATGATATTGTTGGCGCTGAGGCCATGCTAAATAAAAGTATGAACCAAATTTGCGGTATCGCAACCATGACCGCATCTGCTTGTAGTCTTTCTACAGAGGATTCGATTGCAGATGCGATCGTTATTTATCCAAACCCCGCAAACAACTACCTAAATATAAAGAGCAGCAATAGCATATCTCTAAAGACAATCAATATGTACGATATGCTTGGAAGAAACGTACTTTCAAAATCGAGTGATTTCACGACCGGACTACAAACTTTAAATACTTCGTCCTTAAATGCCGGCATTTATCTGCTTGAAATAAAATCAGCTGATAAATCAGTTACCAAGAAAATCATTATCGAATGA